One region of Malania oleifera isolate guangnan ecotype guangnan chromosome 6, ASM2987363v1, whole genome shotgun sequence genomic DNA includes:
- the LOC131157234 gene encoding F-box/kelch-repeat protein At1g55270-like, giving the protein MKKMDRVIQPPLVDTTACLCRVDAGLKTVAGAKKYVPGTKLCLQPDIKPSIHPSKHKPGRGDRNRIQSPLLPGLPDDLAIACLIRVPRVEHRKLRLVCKRWYRLLAGNFFYSLRKSLGIAEEWIYVMKRDKDGKISWHAFDPIYQLWQPLPPVPKEYSEALGFGCAVLSGCHLYLIGGKDPIRGSMRRVIFYSARTNKWHRAPDMLRRRHFFGSCVINNCLYVAGGENEGVHRSLRSAEVYDPNKNRWSYISDMSTAMVPFIGVVYEGKWFLKGLGSHRQVLSEAYQPETDSWYPVYDGMIAGWRNPSASLNGQLYALECKDGCKLRVYDEATDSWSKHIDSKMHLGNSRALEAAALVPLSGKLCIIRNNMSITLVDVSNSEDVTGATAEHLWETIAGKGQFKTFVTNLWSSLAGRNRLKSHIVHCQVLQA; this is encoded by the exons ATGAAGAAAATGGACAGAGTGATTCAACCTCCTCTg gtTGATACAACAGCATGTTTATGTAGAGTAGATGCAGGACTCAAAACTGTTGCCGGGGCTAAGAAATATGTCCCTGGGACAAAACTGTGTCTTCAGCCTGACATCAAACCATCCATTCATCCTTCCAAGCACAAACCAGGGCGTGGTGACAGGAACCGCATCCAGTCCCCTCTGCTTCCAGGGCTTCCTGATGATCTTGCCATTGCTTGCTTAATCCGAGTCCCACGAGTTGAGCACCGTAAACTTCGACTTGTCTGTAAAAGATGGTACCGTCTTTTGGCTGGCAACTTTTTTTACTCACTCCGAAAGAGTCTTGGAATTGCAGAAGAATGGATATATGTTATGAAGAGAGACAAAGATGGGAAAATATCATGGCATGCTTTTGACCCAATATACCAGCTCTGGCAGCCCCTCCCACCTGTCCCAAAAGAATATTCAGAAGCTCTAGGGTTTGGATGTGCTGTTCTTAGTGGCTGTCACCTCTACTTAATTGGTGGCAAGGATCCAATTCGGGGATCAATGAGACGAGTCATTTTTTATAGTGCTCGCACAAATAAGTGGCACCGTGCCCCAGATatgcttcgtcgacgacatttcTTTGGCTCGTGTGTCATAAACAACTGCTTGTATGTAGCTGGTGGGGAGAATGAGGGGGTGCACCGATCCTTGAGATCAGCTGAAGTTTACGATCCCAACAAGAATAGATGGTCCTACATTTCAGATATGAGTACAGCTATGGTACCTTTCATTGGGGTTGTTTACGAGGGCAAGTGGTTCTTGAAGGGCCTTGGTTCCCACCGACAGGTTCTGAGCGAGGCCTACCAGCCAGAAACTGACAGCTGGTATCCTGTCTATGATGGAATGATTGCAGGCTGGAGGAACCCTAGTGCTTCACTAAATGGCCAACTCTATGCTTTGGAGTGCAAGGACGGCTGCAAACTCCGAGTTTATGATGAAGCAACAGATTCTTGGAGCAAGCATATTGATAGTAAGATGCATTTGGGGAATTCCAGGGCTTTAGAGGCAGCTGCACTGGTCCCACTAAGTGGAAAACTCTGTATTATTCGTAATAATATGAGCATTACCTTGGTTGATGTTTCAAATTCTGAAGATGTTACCGGGGCTACAGCTGAACACTTGTGGGAAACTATTGCTGGAAAAGGGCAGTTCAAAACTTTCGTTACGAACCTGTGGTCGAGCCTTGCTGGTAGGAACCGACTTAAAAGTCACATTGTTCACTGCCAAGTTCTTCAAGCTTGA